A genomic segment from Gossypium hirsutum isolate 1008001.06 chromosome D04, Gossypium_hirsutum_v2.1, whole genome shotgun sequence encodes:
- the LOC107899245 gene encoding heterogeneous nuclear ribonucleoprotein Q isoform X2: MSRTREENEEQIDLEGDNEQEETIEEEVEYEEIEEEEEVEVEEEVEEEVEDEDENAELVDVQKGSDGDEELNDSETEEEKKKKHAELLALPPHGSEVYIGGIPHDTSKEDLKRFCESIGEVIEVRIMKAKDLGEGNGYAFVTFRSKELASKAIERLNYSEFKGKKIKCSTSQAKNKLFIGNVPRNWGEEVMRRVVTDVGPGVGCIELLKDPMNPSRNRGFVFIEYYNHACAEYSRQKMLKPTFKLDDNAPTVSWADPRNAESSATTQVKSLYVKNLPRDITQDRLKKLFEHHGKITKVVVPPAKAGKEDSRSIVGVFSCKTTSRPEVFWRIWLPEVNLRFKLPSIRIWFTWGSIWWSWNRIWSCRIWTVSTGFVQEGTLHNQEQIKRHCLLHRISLFIITVNLWARSNSCWNGNDANAFA, encoded by the exons ATGTCAAGGACAAGGGAAGAGAATGAAGAGCAGATAGACCTTGAAGGGGACAATGAACAAGAGGAGACCATAGAGGAGGAGGTTGAATATGAAGAAATAGAGGAAGAGGAGGAAGTGGAAGTTGAGGAAGAGGTTGAAGAAGAGGTGGAAGATGAGGATGAGAATGCTGAGCTTGTTGATGTTCAAAAAGGCTCTGATGGTGATGAGGAGTTGAATGATTCTGAGAcagaggaagaaaagaaaaagaaacatgcAGAACTTCTTGCACTTCCTCCTCATGGATCAGAGGTCTACATTGGTGGCATTCCTCATGACACTTCTAAAGAGGACTTGAAGAGATTTTGTGAATCTATAGGAGAAGTCATAGAG GTTAGGATAATGAAGGCGAAGGATTTAGGTGAGGGCAATGGTTATGCTTTTGTGACCTTCAGATCCAAAGAGTTAGCATCCAAAGCTATTGAAAGACTGAATTATTCTGAATTCAAG GGGAAAAAGATAAAATGTTCAACTTCTCAAGCAAAGAATAAGTTGTTCATTGGTAATGTTCCCAGAAACTGGGGGGAGGAAGTTATGAGGAGGGTTGTAACTGATGTTGGGCCTGGAGTCGGTTGTATTGAATTGTTGAAG GATCCAATGAACCCCAGCCGAAACCGTGGATTTGTTTTCATTGAGTACTATAATCATGCATGTGCTGAATACTCAAGACAGAAAATGTTGAAGCCAACATTTAAGCTTGATGATAATGCTCCAACTGTGAGTTGGGCTGACCCTAGAAATGCTGAATCTTCTGCTACTACTCAG GTTAAGTCATTGTATGTCAAGAATTTACCACGAGATATAACTCAGGATCGCCTAAAGAAGCTGTTTGAACATCATGGAAAGATCACAAAAGTTGTAGTTCCTCCTGCAAAAGCAGGAAAGGAGGACAGCAG GTCAATTGTTGGAGTGTTCTCTTGCAAAACCACAAGCAGACCAGAAGTCTTCTGGAGGATCTGGCTCCCAGAAGTCAACCTTAGATTCAAGCTTCCCTCCATTAGGATTTGGTTTACTTGGGGGAGCATATGGTGGTCTTGGAACAGGATTTGGTCCTGCAGGATTTGGACAG TAAGCACTGGTTTCGTTCAAGAAGGAACATTgcacaatcaagaacaaataaaaCGACATTGTCTCCTACATAGGATTTCCCTCTTTATAATAA CCGTTAATCTATGGGCGAGGTCCAACTCCTGCTGGAATGGCAATGATGCCAATGCTTTTGCCTGA
- the LOC107899245 gene encoding heterogeneous nuclear ribonucleoprotein Q isoform X4, with protein MSRTREENEEQIDLEGDNEQEETIEEEVEYEEIEEEEEVEVEEEVEEEVEDEDENAELVDVQKGSDGDEELNDSETEEEKKKKHAELLALPPHGSEVYIGGIPHDTSKEDLKRFCESIGEVIEVRIMKAKDLGEGNGYAFVTFRSKELASKAIERLNYSEFKGKKIKCSTSQAKNKLFIGNVPRNWGEEVMRRVVTDVGPGVGCIELLKDPMNPSRNRGFVFIEYYNHACAEYSRQKMLKPTFKLDDNAPTVSWADPRNAESSATTQVKSLYVKNLPRDITQDRLKKLFEHHGKITKVVVPPAKAGKEDSRSIVGVFSCKTTSRPEVFWRIWLPEVNLRFKLPSIRIWFTWGSIWWSWNRIWSCRIWTAVNLWARSNSCWNGNDANAFA; from the exons ATGTCAAGGACAAGGGAAGAGAATGAAGAGCAGATAGACCTTGAAGGGGACAATGAACAAGAGGAGACCATAGAGGAGGAGGTTGAATATGAAGAAATAGAGGAAGAGGAGGAAGTGGAAGTTGAGGAAGAGGTTGAAGAAGAGGTGGAAGATGAGGATGAGAATGCTGAGCTTGTTGATGTTCAAAAAGGCTCTGATGGTGATGAGGAGTTGAATGATTCTGAGAcagaggaagaaaagaaaaagaaacatgcAGAACTTCTTGCACTTCCTCCTCATGGATCAGAGGTCTACATTGGTGGCATTCCTCATGACACTTCTAAAGAGGACTTGAAGAGATTTTGTGAATCTATAGGAGAAGTCATAGAG GTTAGGATAATGAAGGCGAAGGATTTAGGTGAGGGCAATGGTTATGCTTTTGTGACCTTCAGATCCAAAGAGTTAGCATCCAAAGCTATTGAAAGACTGAATTATTCTGAATTCAAG GGGAAAAAGATAAAATGTTCAACTTCTCAAGCAAAGAATAAGTTGTTCATTGGTAATGTTCCCAGAAACTGGGGGGAGGAAGTTATGAGGAGGGTTGTAACTGATGTTGGGCCTGGAGTCGGTTGTATTGAATTGTTGAAG GATCCAATGAACCCCAGCCGAAACCGTGGATTTGTTTTCATTGAGTACTATAATCATGCATGTGCTGAATACTCAAGACAGAAAATGTTGAAGCCAACATTTAAGCTTGATGATAATGCTCCAACTGTGAGTTGGGCTGACCCTAGAAATGCTGAATCTTCTGCTACTACTCAG GTTAAGTCATTGTATGTCAAGAATTTACCACGAGATATAACTCAGGATCGCCTAAAGAAGCTGTTTGAACATCATGGAAAGATCACAAAAGTTGTAGTTCCTCCTGCAAAAGCAGGAAAGGAGGACAGCAG GTCAATTGTTGGAGTGTTCTCTTGCAAAACCACAAGCAGACCAGAAGTCTTCTGGAGGATCTGGCTCCCAGAAGTCAACCTTAGATTCAAGCTTCCCTCCATTAGGATTTGGTTTACTTGGGGGAGCATATGGTGGTCTTGGAACAGGATTTGGTCCTGCAGGATTTGGACAG CCGTTAATCTATGGGCGAGGTCCAACTCCTGCTGGAATGGCAATGATGCCAATGCTTTTGCCTGA
- the LOC107899245 gene encoding heterogeneous nuclear ribonucleoprotein Q isoform X1, producing MSRTREENEEQIDLEGDNEQEETIEEEVEYEEIEEEEEVEVEEEVEEEVEDEDENAELVDVQKGSDGDEELNDSETEEEKKKKHAELLALPPHGSEVYIGGIPHDTSKEDLKRFCESIGEVIEVRIMKAKDLGEGNGYAFVTFRSKELASKAIERLNYSEFKGKKIKCSTSQAKNKLFIGNVPRNWGEEVMRRVVTDVGPGVGCIELLKDPMNPSRNRGFVFIEYYNHACAEYSRQKMLKPTFKLDDNAPTVSWADPRNAESSATTQVKSLYVKNLPRDITQDRLKKLFEHHGKITKVVVPPAKAGKEDSRYGFVHFAERSSVMKALKNTEKYEIDGQLLECSLAKPQADQKSSGGSGSQKSTLDSSFPPLGFGLLGGAYGGLGTGFGPAGFGQPLIYGRGPTPAGMAMMPMLLPDERIGYVLQQPGMQQPETPPPRPRSSRGGASSSSSSGGRRSSSDSNRGRNRYNPY from the exons ATGTCAAGGACAAGGGAAGAGAATGAAGAGCAGATAGACCTTGAAGGGGACAATGAACAAGAGGAGACCATAGAGGAGGAGGTTGAATATGAAGAAATAGAGGAAGAGGAGGAAGTGGAAGTTGAGGAAGAGGTTGAAGAAGAGGTGGAAGATGAGGATGAGAATGCTGAGCTTGTTGATGTTCAAAAAGGCTCTGATGGTGATGAGGAGTTGAATGATTCTGAGAcagaggaagaaaagaaaaagaaacatgcAGAACTTCTTGCACTTCCTCCTCATGGATCAGAGGTCTACATTGGTGGCATTCCTCATGACACTTCTAAAGAGGACTTGAAGAGATTTTGTGAATCTATAGGAGAAGTCATAGAG GTTAGGATAATGAAGGCGAAGGATTTAGGTGAGGGCAATGGTTATGCTTTTGTGACCTTCAGATCCAAAGAGTTAGCATCCAAAGCTATTGAAAGACTGAATTATTCTGAATTCAAG GGGAAAAAGATAAAATGTTCAACTTCTCAAGCAAAGAATAAGTTGTTCATTGGTAATGTTCCCAGAAACTGGGGGGAGGAAGTTATGAGGAGGGTTGTAACTGATGTTGGGCCTGGAGTCGGTTGTATTGAATTGTTGAAG GATCCAATGAACCCCAGCCGAAACCGTGGATTTGTTTTCATTGAGTACTATAATCATGCATGTGCTGAATACTCAAGACAGAAAATGTTGAAGCCAACATTTAAGCTTGATGATAATGCTCCAACTGTGAGTTGGGCTGACCCTAGAAATGCTGAATCTTCTGCTACTACTCAG GTTAAGTCATTGTATGTCAAGAATTTACCACGAGATATAACTCAGGATCGCCTAAAGAAGCTGTTTGAACATCATGGAAAGATCACAAAAGTTGTAGTTCCTCCTGCAAAAGCAGGAAAGGAGGACAGCAGGTATGGGTTTGTGCATTTTGCAGAGAGGTCAAGTGTTATGAAAGCATTGAAGAATACTGAAAAATATGAGATTGATG GTCAATTGTTGGAGTGTTCTCTTGCAAAACCACAAGCAGACCAGAAGTCTTCTGGAGGATCTGGCTCCCAGAAGTCAACCTTAGATTCAAGCTTCCCTCCATTAGGATTTGGTTTACTTGGGGGAGCATATGGTGGTCTTGGAACAGGATTTGGTCCTGCAGGATTTGGACAG CCGTTAATCTATGGGCGAGGTCCAACTCCTGCTGGAATGGCAATGATGCCAATGCTTTTGCCTGACGAAAGGATTGGATATGTCCT CCAACAGCCTGGGATGCAACAACCAGAGACACCTCCACCACGGCCCCGTAGTAGCCGGGGTGGTGCTAGTAGTAGTAGCTCAAGCGGTGGAAGACGCAGCAGCAGTGACAGTAACCGAGGACGCAATCGATATAATCCATATTAG
- the LOC107899245 gene encoding heterogeneous nuclear ribonucleoprotein Q isoform X3 — MSRTREENEEQIDLEGDNEQEETIEEEVEYEEIEEEEEVEVEEEVEEEVEDEDENAELVDVQKGSDGDEELNDSETEEEKKKKHAELLALPPHGSEVYIGGIPHDTSKEDLKRFCESIGEVIEVRIMKAKDLGEGNGYAFVTFRSKELASKAIERLNYSEFKGKKIKCSTSQAKNKLFIGNVPRNWGEEVMRRVVTDVGPGVGCIELLKDPMNPSRNRGFVFIEYYNHACAEYSRQKMLKPTFKLDDNAPTVSWADPRNAESSATTQVKSLYVKNLPRDITQDRLKKLFEHHGKITKVVVPPAKAGKEDSRYGFVHFAERSSVMKALKNTEKYEIDGQLLECSLAKPQADQKSSGGSGSQKSTLDSSFPPLGFGLLGGAYGGLGTGFGPAGFGQ, encoded by the exons ATGTCAAGGACAAGGGAAGAGAATGAAGAGCAGATAGACCTTGAAGGGGACAATGAACAAGAGGAGACCATAGAGGAGGAGGTTGAATATGAAGAAATAGAGGAAGAGGAGGAAGTGGAAGTTGAGGAAGAGGTTGAAGAAGAGGTGGAAGATGAGGATGAGAATGCTGAGCTTGTTGATGTTCAAAAAGGCTCTGATGGTGATGAGGAGTTGAATGATTCTGAGAcagaggaagaaaagaaaaagaaacatgcAGAACTTCTTGCACTTCCTCCTCATGGATCAGAGGTCTACATTGGTGGCATTCCTCATGACACTTCTAAAGAGGACTTGAAGAGATTTTGTGAATCTATAGGAGAAGTCATAGAG GTTAGGATAATGAAGGCGAAGGATTTAGGTGAGGGCAATGGTTATGCTTTTGTGACCTTCAGATCCAAAGAGTTAGCATCCAAAGCTATTGAAAGACTGAATTATTCTGAATTCAAG GGGAAAAAGATAAAATGTTCAACTTCTCAAGCAAAGAATAAGTTGTTCATTGGTAATGTTCCCAGAAACTGGGGGGAGGAAGTTATGAGGAGGGTTGTAACTGATGTTGGGCCTGGAGTCGGTTGTATTGAATTGTTGAAG GATCCAATGAACCCCAGCCGAAACCGTGGATTTGTTTTCATTGAGTACTATAATCATGCATGTGCTGAATACTCAAGACAGAAAATGTTGAAGCCAACATTTAAGCTTGATGATAATGCTCCAACTGTGAGTTGGGCTGACCCTAGAAATGCTGAATCTTCTGCTACTACTCAG GTTAAGTCATTGTATGTCAAGAATTTACCACGAGATATAACTCAGGATCGCCTAAAGAAGCTGTTTGAACATCATGGAAAGATCACAAAAGTTGTAGTTCCTCCTGCAAAAGCAGGAAAGGAGGACAGCAGGTATGGGTTTGTGCATTTTGCAGAGAGGTCAAGTGTTATGAAAGCATTGAAGAATACTGAAAAATATGAGATTGATG GTCAATTGTTGGAGTGTTCTCTTGCAAAACCACAAGCAGACCAGAAGTCTTCTGGAGGATCTGGCTCCCAGAAGTCAACCTTAGATTCAAGCTTCCCTCCATTAGGATTTGGTTTACTTGGGGGAGCATATGGTGGTCTTGGAACAGGATTTGGTCCTGCAGGATTTGGACAG TAA